The genome window accctggaattttggggttaaaCCCCTCGAATTATGGGGTTAAAACCGTGGAATTTCAGGGTTAAAACCCGGGAATTTCGGGGTTAAAACCCTCaaattttggggttaaaaacTCCAGAATTTTCAGCACTAAAAccccggaattttggggttaaaaCCCGGGGATTTCGGGGTTAAAAACCCCTCCAATTTTGGGGTTAAACCCCGGGAATTTGGGGCCGACCCTCCGCAATTCCACTCTGGGGAGGGGTCGAAGGGGCCGCCCCCCCccgattttggggaggggggcgtcgggggaaaaaaaaagggggggggggagcgccCCCGgaatttccccctcccccttcccctccccctctccccctccccttttaGTGCTCCATGGCcgtgggggggggtcccgagggggggggggaggggggcagcgTTGGGgggcccccccccggcccctccccccccggcgCCCCCGGCCCCGTTTGTGGCCCCGGATGCAGTGCAGGTGCCCgcagccccccctccccccccccgcagccccctcccccctccccctcccccctcccccctccccctcctcctccgaGCTCTCCGAGGAGCTCTCGCCGAACGCCCGCGGCCTCTCGTAGAtgcagcagcctgggggggggaggggggaaatgggggtcggtttggggtccccaggggggggttgggggtccccagagaggggtctgggggattgggagtggggggagggggatttggggttggtttggggtccccagagaggggtttggggtccccaggggggggtttgggggatttggagtggggggagggggatttggggttggtttggggtctccaggggggaatttgggggtccccagggggggtttgggggatttggagtgggggggagggggacttggggttggtttggggtccccagggggggtttggggtccccagagaggagtttgggggattgggagtggggggagggggatttggggttggtttggggtccccaggggggggtttgggggtccccagagaggggtctgggggatttggagtggggggagggggatttggggttggtttggggtccccagggggggtttgggggatttggagtgggggggagggggacttggggttggtttggggtccccagggggggtttgggggtcccagagaggagtttggggtccccagtgggagtttgggggggggtttggggtccccaggggggtttggggtccccagggggggtttgggggatttggagtgtggggggagggggatttggggttggtttggggtccccagggggaggtttgggggtccccagcgggagttttggggtccccagggggagttttggggtcccagagaggagtttggggtccccagtgggagtttgggggggggtttggggtccccagggggagttttggggtccccaggaaaggtttggggtccccaggaggagttttgggggactgggagtggggggagggggatttggagttggtttggggtctccaggggggaatttgggggtccccggggggggtttgggggattgggagtggggggagggggacttggggttggtttggggtccccagggggggtttggggcccccggggggagttttggggtccccagggggggcacgggggggaaattggggtccctacggggggtttggggtcctcacagggagttttggggtccctgggggggtttgggggtccctgggcggcacggggggggattttgggggagtctgaggggttttttggggtccccaggggggttttggggtttgggagttgggggagggggagtttggggggtccctgggccgCTCCCACTCGGGcaggggggatttaggggaattttggggtcattcagggcagttttggggtcattcTGGGCTGTTTTGGGTCAttctgggctgttttggggtgattttggggtgttttggggtcactcagggccatttggggtcactcagggcagttttggggttactctgggcagttttggggtgatttcgggcCGTTTGGGGTCACTCCaagcagttttggggtgatttggggccattttggggtgattccgGGCAGtttcagggtgatttggggccgttttggggtgatttcaggcagttttggggtgatttcgggcTGTTTGGGGTCGCCccgggcagttttggggtgatttggggcagttttggggtgatttggggccgtttcggggcGATTCGGGGCACTGTGGGGTGGCCCCGGGCAGTTTCGGGGCGATTCGGGGCCGTTTCGGGGCACTCTGGGGTGGCCccgggcagttttggggtgatttggggccgtttcggggcaCGCTGGGGTGGCCCCGGGCAGTTTcggggtgatttggggcagttttggggtgatttggggccgtttcggggcaCGCTGGGGTGGCCCCGGGCAGTTTTGGGGCGAttcggggccgttttggggcacTCTGGGGTGGCCCCGGGCAGTTTTGGGccgatttggggccgtttcggggcgattcggggcagttttggggcgaTTCGGGGCCGTTTCGGGGCCGTTTCGGGGCACTCTGGGGTTGCCccgggcagttttggggtgattcggGGCCGTTTCGGGGCACTCTGGGGTTGCCCCGGGCAGTTTTGGGGCGATTCGGGGCCGTTTCGGGGCCGTTTCGGGGCACTCCGGGCTCGCCCCGGGCACTCACACTTGGACGAGCGCCGGCCCAGGTGTTCGTTGTCCACGGTGTCGCTCGACCACTCGACTTTCTTGTCCGgcttcctcttcctcagcttCAGCGTCAGGCTGCGCTTCTCCTGCCGCGCCAGGGGGGGGCACCGCGGGCACCGCGGGCACCGGGGTCAGCAGGGGGTCagcagggggcactcagggggcaccggggggcactCAGAGTAcccagggggcactcaggggtcactcgggtcactcagggggcactcagggggtaccgggggtcactcaggggtcactcagtgtccccaggggtcactcaaggggcactcagggggcactcagggggtaccggggggcactcaggggtcagcagggggcactcaggggcaCTCAGGGtacccaggggtcactcagaggcACTCAGCAGACACTCAGGGGGTACcggggggcactcaggggtcactcaggggtcactcaagggtcagcaggggcactcagggggcacttagggggcaccggggggcacttaggggtcactcagggggcattcagggggcaccgggggtcactcaagggtcactcagtgtccccaggggtcactcagtgtccccaggggtcactcagggacatccaggggacaccagggacccttcccagtatccccagacCCCGTTCCCAAcaaatcccaataaatcccatcccagcacaccccagtacatcccagtacatcccagtacatcccagtgcaCCCCAGTGcaccccagcacatcccagtacatcccagcacatcccagtacatcccagcaCACCCACGGCACCCACAACCccctcccagtacatcccagtgcctcccagtgcatcccagtacatcccagtacatcccagcgCATCCCAGTACaccccagtacatcccagtacaccccagtacatcccagtacatcccagcgcatcccagtacatcccagtacaccccagtacatcccagtacatcccagcgCATCCCAGTACaccccagtacatcccagtacaccccagtacatcccagtacatcccagcgcatcccagtacatcccagtacaccccagtacatcccagtacatcccagcgCATCCCAGTACaccccagtacatcccagtacaccccagtacatcccagtacatcccagcgcatcccagtacatcccagtacaccccagtacatcccagtacatcccagcgCATCCCAGTACaccccagtacatcccagtacaCCCCAGTACActccagtacatcccagtacatcccagcgcatcccagtacatcccagtacatcccagtacatcccagtacatcccagcgCATCCCAGTACaccccagtacatcccagtacaccccagtacatcccagtacatcccagcgCATCCCAGTACaccccagtacatcccagcgcatcccagtgcatcccagtacatcccagtacaCCCCAGTAcacccacagccccttcccagtATCCAAAACcgacccctcccagtccccagcccccattcccagtatccaacccccattcccagttcccggcccccaatcccaattcccacccccccattcccagtacccccaccccattcccagtacccccacccccattcccagttcccacccccccattcccagtacccccaccccaccatccccagttcccccccccccattcccagttccccccccGGCCCTCACCGGTTCCGCCGCTCCGCTCTCGGTGACGGTGGCGGTGCCGCACCCGCCGCTCTCCGCGGCCTCCGCCATGGCCCCGGGGGGGTTCCCCGCTACTGGGAGAGGGGGGCTCCCGCtactgggatggggagggggcggaACTGGGaagggccgggccgctctcgCCACCGCCCCCGGTGCAGCGCCCGACGCCGCCCCGACTTCCGGTGTGCGCGGCCCGCGCCGCTTCCGGTTGGTGCGGCAGCGATTCCGGTCCCCCTGTGCGCGGCACTTCCGGCGGGCGGACAGCGGGGGATTGTGGGAGCACTACGGAGGCGCCGAGGGGCCAATTTAGGGCGGCGGGGGGGCGACTTAGGGGCGGATTAAAGGGGtaattggggggtttggggggtcccggagggtttggggtcactttggggggtctggggtcacttttggggtcactttggggggtcccagaggggtttggggtcaatttgggggcgtccaagggggtttggggtcactctgggatCACTTTTGGGGGTTccaagggggtttggggtcactttggggggtCCAAGGGGgtctggggtcactctggggtcacttttgggggttccaagggggtttggggtcactttgggggggtcccagaagatttggggtcactttgggggggtcccagggggtttggggtcacttcggggtcactttgggggggtcccagagggtttggggtcactttgggggctctggggtcacttttggggtcactttgggggatCCCGGAGGGGttcggggtcactttggggggtCCAAGGGGgtctggggtcactctggggtcacttttgggggttccaagggggtttggggtcactttgggggggtcccagaagatttggggtcattttgggggggtcccagggggtttggggtcactttggggtcacttttgggggggtcccagaaggtttggggtcactttgggggttccaagggggtttggggtcactttggggggtctggagtcacttttggggtcacttttgggggtcccagaagatttggggtcactttggggggggtcccagggggtttggggtcactttgggggggtctggggtcacTTCTGGGGTCACTTtcggggggtcccagggggtttggggtcacttttggggggCCTGCggtcacttttggggtcactttCGGGGTCTCACGAACCAAACCagccctaaaaccccccaattttggggaggggtcgctTTTATtcctcctgggaccccaaaaaaaccccgaaatcgGCGACTTTCAGGAATCCTCCTTCTCCTGGAACCTGCGGGAAAAGGGAACGCggctttgggggatttggggcgttttggggggtttggggtgagagttcggggggtttggggtttttggggtgagttcggggggtttggggtgattttggggcgagtttggggggttttcggctgatttggggggttttggggtgatttcggggtgatttcggggtttttagggtgattttgggggtttgggggtgattttgggggtgagttcgggggggttggggtgatttggggcgtt of Aphelocoma coerulescens isolate FSJ_1873_10779 unplaced genomic scaffold, UR_Acoe_1.0 HiC_scaffold_562, whole genome shotgun sequence contains these proteins:
- the LOC138101931 gene encoding uncharacterized protein codes for the protein MAEAAESGGCGTATVTESGAAEPEKRSLTLKLRKRKPDKKVEWSSDTVDNEHLGRRSSKCCCIYERPRAFGESSSESSEEEGEGGGGRGRGEGAAGGGRGGCGHLHCIRGHKRGRGRRGGRGRGGAPQRCPPPPPPRDPPPRVPAPPPGCPRAPPGCPRASPASLRTIRASTASATAVRTRPGAQGRRQRGHAGPGAGLPAGRAAAAGGSVARQRRQQLCSHGSSTGSRSAAPQAGHAVSRASRAREPRSGVPEGAMAVAERGGEGRRGGIEPG